In the Candidatus Aminicenantes bacterium genome, one interval contains:
- a CDS encoding nitronate monooxygenase — SEYEKVSHEALEREIHQVKRMTSGPVAVNFMGALSNVNDLIKTAVSGGIRIIVFGAGLPTTLPELVPDPEVNLVPIVSSARVAELIMRVWDKRYNRTADAFILEGPLAGGHLGFSHEQLAQPQEFSLERLLPGLLEAVKAYEDKYGRKIPVIAGGGIFDGRDIARMLKLGAAGVQMATRFVCTLECGVSTEFKQAYLDAKEEDIVIIDSPVGMPGRAIRNHFLKDLETKGKIPVKCPYRCLTACKADKANYCIAKVLLNSYFGDVENGLIFCGQNAYRVDKITTVKEIFAELVAEMKTV, encoded by the coding sequence TAAGCGAATACGAAAAAGTTTCCCATGAAGCGCTGGAACGCGAGATCCACCAGGTGAAAAGGATGACCAGCGGACCGGTCGCCGTGAACTTCATGGGCGCGTTGAGCAACGTCAACGACCTGATCAAGACGGCCGTCAGCGGGGGAATCAGGATCATCGTCTTCGGCGCCGGCTTGCCGACCACACTCCCCGAGCTGGTCCCTGACCCTGAGGTGAACCTGGTGCCCATCGTTAGTTCGGCGCGGGTGGCGGAGTTGATCATGAGGGTCTGGGACAAGCGCTACAACCGGACCGCCGACGCCTTCATCCTGGAAGGGCCGCTGGCCGGCGGACACCTTGGTTTTTCGCACGAGCAGCTGGCGCAGCCGCAGGAATTCTCCCTGGAGCGCCTTTTGCCGGGCCTGCTGGAAGCGGTGAAAGCGTACGAGGACAAATACGGCCGCAAGATCCCGGTGATCGCCGGCGGCGGCATCTTCGACGGCCGCGATATCGCCCGCATGCTGAAGCTGGGCGCCGCCGGAGTGCAGATGGCCACCCGCTTCGTCTGCACCCTGGAATGCGGCGTTTCCACTGAATTCAAGCAGGCGTATCTGGACGCCAAAGAGGAAGACATCGTCATCATCGATAGCCCGGTGGGCATGCCCGGCCGTGCCATCCGCAATCATTTTTTAAAGGACCTGGAAACCAAGGGCAAAATTCCGGTGAAATGCCCCTACCGCTGCCTGACCGCATGTAAAGCCGACAAAGCCAATTACTGCATCGCCAAGGTGCTTTTGAATTCCTATTTCGGGGATGTGGAAAACGGGCTCATATTCTGCGGCCAGAACGCCTACCGGGTCGACAAGATCACGACCGTCAAGGAGATATTCGCCGAACTGGTAGCCGAGATGAAAACAGTATGA
- a CDS encoding sialidase family protein, which produces MKYTLTIFCLLAWLGGVFLPAAEEDPSWAYLGQNPPGAVPQIFAPGIVNTGLFTRDLTMTPDGREIYVCVVLGQYKLSNIVCCRYENGRWSAPQVVPGLDQPGVHYGEPHISPDGRKFFFISDRPAPGKTSDKHDDDIWVMERQGAGWGEPRNLGAPVNTPGGEYFPVTTMDGTLYYTGPDTTGKGEAIFRSRWVDGQYASPERLPPQINAGKARYNAYFSPDGRLAIVPIWGLPDSLGGCDYYAVFRNADDSWSEPVNLGAAINTAGSDEYAASLSLDSKYLFFMSARMPTIESMPAPLTYDYIAGLHRTAPNGSPAIYWVDASFIEKLRPKKTK; this is translated from the coding sequence ATGAAGTATACGCTGACGATTTTTTGCCTGCTGGCTTGGCTGGGGGGTGTTTTTTTGCCGGCTGCTGAAGAGGACCCGTCCTGGGCCTATCTCGGCCAGAACCCGCCCGGGGCGGTGCCGCAGATTTTCGCCCCCGGGATCGTGAATACGGGCTTGTTTACCCGCGATCTCACCATGACCCCCGATGGGCGCGAGATCTATGTCTGCGTCGTCCTCGGCCAGTACAAACTGAGCAACATCGTCTGCTGCCGTTACGAGAACGGCCGTTGGAGCGCCCCGCAGGTGGTGCCCGGGCTGGACCAGCCCGGCGTCCATTACGGCGAACCGCATATCTCTCCCGACGGGCGGAAGTTCTTCTTTATTTCCGACCGCCCGGCTCCGGGGAAAACCTCCGATAAACATGACGATGATATCTGGGTCATGGAGCGCCAGGGTGCCGGCTGGGGCGAGCCCAGGAACCTGGGCGCGCCGGTCAATACCCCGGGCGGTGAATACTTTCCCGTGACCACAATGGACGGCACCCTCTATTACACCGGGCCCGACACGACGGGCAAGGGCGAGGCCATTTTCCGCAGCCGCTGGGTCGACGGCCAATATGCCAGCCCGGAGAGGCTGCCGCCGCAGATCAACGCCGGCAAGGCGCGTTACAACGCCTATTTTTCCCCAGACGGGCGTTTGGCCATCGTCCCCATTTGGGGCTTGCCCGACAGCCTGGGCGGCTGCGATTACTACGCCGTATTCCGCAATGCCGATGACAGCTGGAGCGAGCCGGTCAACCTGGGGGCGGCGATCAACACCGCGGGCAGCGACGAATACGCGGCCAGCCTGTCACTGGACAGCAAGTACCTTTTCTTCATGTCGGCGCGCATGCCGACCATTGAATCGATGCCGGCGCCGCTGACCTACGACTATATCGCCGGGCTGCACCGTACGGCTCCCAACGGCAGTCCGGCCATCTATTGGGTGGATGCTTCTTTCATTGAGAAGCTGAGGCCAAAAAAGACAAAGTAA
- a CDS encoding carbohydrate binding family 9 domain-containing protein translates to MKRQFPNFLFLTCLLAPSVFAVEVRAVRVTNGPRIDGRLDDPAWSSVEPFSAFRMADPLPGGEPSERTELRIVYDHANLYIGIRCLDGSPGQITAHSMLHDNGYEAHGWGGQGVVGTGNDDVVRVLIDPFLDKRSGYFFTVNPRGARGEGLASGGSASLNWDGIWDAAGRIDDTGWSAELKIPFKTIQFRAGLPAWGINIERFIARKNEKIRLAGTDRDSNFFNPMAAASLAGISGVKQGKGITIRPYGLLSVEKNHADTLGFQWKLDGGFDIYKNFTPNLVGAFSYNMDFAETEADERRINLTRFPLFFPEKRMFFLEGSETFSFSSSVSFQPFFSRKIGLYQGEQVPVLFGGKVFGKIGQTNLAFLDVQTEKYSGLPGRNFLALRVTRDIFSESKVGFILTNGSPTGERNTLLGADFRYATSRFFGDKNLNLAAWLAFNWNEKTEGSHAGFGFRANYPNDLWDIQSTYAWYGAALDPGLGFMLRQSMQTFYLRVALQPRPAANWLKELVRQFFFNVSGDFYWDLQGNLETSRVELTPMSFKTESGEQLNFKLTANRDILPAEFEVSEGVILQAGDYGFTSLGISISSATHRKWVFNAGIDFGEFYSGHYDNFSFGLTLKYKGYANLGLDVNLVRGRLPEGDFNENVYQLKADIFLSPDIGFMNYIQYDSISKLLGWSMRLKWRVSPGNEIALIYNKNWERRWDPASRFYPREERGVFKLSLSIRP, encoded by the coding sequence ATGAAGCGACAATTCCCGAATTTCCTGTTCCTGACCTGCCTGCTGGCGCCCTCTGTTTTCGCGGTTGAGGTTCGGGCCGTGCGCGTGACCAACGGCCCCAGGATCGACGGCCGCCTGGACGATCCTGCCTGGAGCTCGGTTGAGCCATTCAGCGCCTTCCGCATGGCCGACCCGCTCCCCGGCGGCGAGCCGAGCGAACGGACCGAGCTGCGCATCGTCTACGACCACGCCAACCTCTACATCGGCATCCGCTGCCTGGACGGCTCACCGGGGCAAATCACGGCCCATTCCATGCTCCACGACAACGGCTACGAAGCGCACGGCTGGGGCGGCCAGGGCGTCGTCGGCACCGGCAACGACGATGTCGTCCGCGTGTTGATCGATCCCTTCCTGGACAAGCGCAGCGGCTACTTCTTCACCGTCAACCCGCGCGGCGCCCGCGGCGAGGGCTTGGCCTCGGGCGGCAGCGCCAGCCTCAACTGGGACGGCATCTGGGACGCGGCCGGCCGCATCGACGACACGGGCTGGAGCGCCGAGCTGAAGATCCCCTTCAAGACCATCCAGTTCCGCGCCGGCCTCCCGGCTTGGGGGATCAACATCGAAAGATTCATCGCCCGCAAGAACGAGAAGATCCGTTTGGCCGGGACCGACCGCGACAGCAATTTCTTCAACCCCATGGCCGCCGCCTCCCTGGCCGGCATCAGCGGCGTCAAGCAGGGCAAGGGGATCACCATCCGCCCCTACGGGCTGCTCAGCGTCGAAAAGAATCATGCCGATACCCTGGGCTTTCAGTGGAAGCTGGACGGCGGTTTCGACATCTACAAGAATTTCACCCCCAACCTGGTGGGCGCCTTCAGCTACAATATGGATTTCGCCGAGACCGAGGCCGACGAGCGGCGCATCAACCTGACTCGTTTCCCGCTGTTCTTCCCTGAAAAGCGCATGTTCTTTCTTGAGGGATCGGAGACCTTCAGCTTCAGCTCCAGCGTCAGCTTCCAGCCTTTTTTCAGCCGCAAGATCGGCTTGTACCAGGGCGAGCAGGTCCCGGTCCTCTTCGGCGGCAAGGTGTTCGGCAAGATCGGCCAGACCAACCTGGCCTTCCTCGATGTGCAGACCGAAAAATATTCCGGGCTGCCAGGGCGCAACTTTTTGGCCCTGCGCGTGACCCGGGACATATTCAGCGAGAGCAAGGTCGGCTTCATCCTGACCAACGGCAGCCCGACCGGCGAGCGCAACACTCTGCTCGGCGCCGATTTTCGCTACGCCACCTCGCGCTTCTTCGGCGACAAGAACCTCAACCTGGCCGCCTGGCTGGCCTTCAACTGGAACGAAAAGACCGAGGGCAGCCACGCCGGCTTCGGCTTCCGGGCCAACTATCCCAACGACCTCTGGGACATCCAGAGCACCTACGCCTGGTATGGCGCGGCGCTCGACCCGGGGCTGGGTTTCATGCTGCGCCAGAGCATGCAGACCTTCTACCTGCGCGTCGCCCTGCAGCCGCGGCCGGCCGCGAACTGGCTGAAGGAACTGGTCCGGCAGTTCTTTTTCAACGTCAGTGGCGATTTTTACTGGGACCTGCAGGGCAATCTCGAAACCAGCCGCGTGGAACTGACCCCCATGAGCTTCAAGACCGAGAGCGGCGAGCAGCTCAATTTCAAGCTCACGGCCAACCGCGACATCCTGCCCGCCGAATTCGAAGTGTCAGAGGGGGTCATCCTGCAAGCCGGCGACTACGGTTTCACCAGCCTGGGCATCAGCATCAGCAGCGCCACGCACCGGAAATGGGTCTTTAACGCCGGCATCGATTTCGGCGAATTCTACTCGGGGCACTACGACAACTTCAGCTTCGGTTTGACCCTCAAGTACAAGGGCTACGCCAACCTAGGGCTAGATGTCAACCTGGTGCGCGGCCGGCTCCCGGAGGGCGATTTCAACGAGAACGTCTACCAGCTGAAGGCCGACATCTTTCTCTCGCCCGACATCGGCTTCATGAACTACATCCAGTACGACAGCATCTCCAAGCTGCTGGGCTGGAGCATGCGCCTGAAGTGGCGCGTCTCGCCAGGCAACGAGATCGCCCTGATCTACAACAAGAACTGGGAGCGGCGCTGGGACCCGGCCAGCCGCTTCTATCCCCGGGAGGAGCGCGGAGTCTTCAAGCTGTCATTGTCCATCAGGCCATAA
- a CDS encoding metallophosphoesterase: MEILTKKLQNKLDRLLRTAPELSLGPRQKMVIFSDLHLGDGGGNDDFKKNGELFLAVLRNRYLEENFTLILNGDIEELARFPIKRIMDSWGDIYRVWTEFAARDALIKLVGNHDLSLLRRRSRDLPFPVIESLKVRWRDKLLFIVHGHQTSHLNWAFQTLGILFLRWLLHPLGFGNYTVAESSRRRFRVERRMYGFARAKKLMALIGHTHRPLFESLPRLETLKIEIENLCRKFPQAKAGEKFELGSKLTLLKEEYVKLQHKDHRTQSSENLYHDGPLLPCLFNSGCGIGRHGITAIEIVGGRVALVYWFDRRKSAKYFESEGYQPQQLDNSDFYRVVLKEEDLEYIFTRINLLG; encoded by the coding sequence ATGGAAATTCTGACTAAGAAATTGCAAAACAAGCTGGACCGTTTGCTTCGCACCGCTCCCGAGCTGTCCCTGGGGCCGCGGCAAAAAATGGTCATTTTTTCCGACCTGCATCTGGGCGACGGCGGCGGCAACGACGATTTCAAAAAAAACGGCGAGCTTTTCCTGGCCGTGTTGCGCAACCGCTACCTGGAGGAAAATTTCACCCTGATCCTCAACGGCGACATCGAGGAACTGGCCCGCTTCCCGATCAAACGCATCATGGACAGCTGGGGCGACATCTACCGCGTCTGGACCGAATTCGCCGCTCGCGACGCCCTGATCAAGTTGGTCGGCAACCACGACCTGTCGCTGTTGCGGCGCCGCTCCCGCGACCTGCCTTTCCCGGTCATTGAATCTCTGAAGGTCCGTTGGCGCGACAAATTGCTTTTCATCGTGCACGGCCACCAGACCTCGCACCTGAACTGGGCCTTCCAAACCCTGGGCATTCTGTTCCTGCGCTGGCTGCTCCACCCGCTGGGCTTCGGCAACTACACGGTGGCCGAGAGCAGCCGCCGCCGCTTTCGCGTGGAAAGGCGCATGTACGGTTTTGCCCGCGCGAAAAAGCTCATGGCCCTGATCGGCCACACCCACCGGCCTTTGTTCGAGTCCCTGCCGCGCCTCGAAACATTGAAGATCGAGATCGAGAACCTCTGCCGCAAGTTCCCGCAAGCCAAAGCCGGAGAGAAGTTCGAATTGGGATCAAAGTTGACGCTCCTGAAAGAGGAATACGTCAAGCTGCAGCACAAGGACCACCGGACCCAAAGCTCCGAAAATCTCTACCACGACGGCCCGCTGCTGCCCTGTTTGTTCAATTCGGGCTGCGGCATCGGCCGCCACGGCATCACCGCCATCGAGATCGTCGGCGGCCGCGTTGCCCTGGTCTACTGGTTCGACCGCCGCAAATCGGCCAAATATTTTGAGTCTGAAGGCTACCAACCGCAGCAGCTTGACAACAGCGACTTCTACCGCGTGGTCCTGAAGGAAGAAGACCTGGAGTACATTTTCACGAGAATCAATCTTTTGGGGTAA
- a CDS encoding DUF2089 domain-containing protein, with protein sequence MASTWQDLTRLTQGNPLTVERVRMTGRDLAIDGSFELPPLARLTEEDQIFVTAFLRCHGSIKEMEALFGISYPTVKNRLNRIAAQLEYVEINPPPSSLELLGRLEKGEIDVAETLKKLEKKP encoded by the coding sequence ATGGCAAGCACTTGGCAAGACTTGACCCGCCTGACCCAAGGCAATCCCCTGACTGTGGAGCGGGTGCGCATGACCGGCCGCGACCTGGCCATCGATGGCAGCTTCGAGCTTCCGCCCTTGGCCAGGCTGACCGAGGAAGATCAGATCTTCGTTACAGCCTTCCTGCGCTGCCACGGCTCGATCAAGGAGATGGAGGCGCTGTTCGGCATCTCCTACCCGACGGTCAAGAACCGCCTCAACCGCATCGCCGCCCAGCTCGAGTACGTCGAGATCAACCCGCCGCCGTCGTCGCTGGAGCTGCTCGGCCGCCTCGAAAAGGGCGAGATCGACGTCGCCGAGACGCTGAAAAAACTGGAGAAGAAGCCATGA
- a CDS encoding ABC transporter ATP-binding protein, with amino-acid sequence MIELRNVCKSYNKGSIRAVDDLTLAVPPGEIFGFLGPNGAGKTTTIKMIVGILAPDSGTIAVEGRDNRKETLACKKVTAYVPDEPEIYERLTGLEYLNFIADVYGVPAGVRAERAGRWLEKFELSAAVAEKFCDRIAIIHKGRLIACGSLDELRRQAGESQSLENIFLELTEP; translated from the coding sequence ATGATCGAACTGCGCAATGTCTGCAAGAGCTACAACAAGGGCTCGATACGAGCCGTCGACGATCTCACCCTGGCCGTCCCGCCCGGGGAGATTTTCGGCTTTCTCGGCCCCAACGGCGCCGGCAAGACCACGACCATCAAGATGATCGTCGGCATCCTCGCCCCCGACTCGGGGACGATCGCCGTCGAGGGCCGCGACAACCGCAAGGAAACCCTGGCCTGCAAGAAGGTCACCGCCTACGTCCCCGACGAGCCGGAGATCTACGAGCGCCTCACCGGCCTCGAATACCTCAACTTCATCGCCGATGTCTACGGCGTGCCGGCAGGCGTGCGAGCTGAGCGCGCCGGCCGCTGGCTGGAGAAGTTCGAGCTGAGCGCCGCGGTCGCCGAAAAGTTCTGCGACCGCATCGCCATCATCCACAAGGGGCGCTTGATCGCCTGCGGCAGCCTCGACGAGCTGCGCCGCCAGGCCGGCGAGTCGCAGTCGCTGGAGAACATTTTCCTGGAGCTGACCGAGCCATGA